One window from the genome of Paraclostridium sordellii encodes:
- a CDS encoding glycosyltransferase family 2 protein: protein MKFSLLLPTLGTRENEIKNLLDSLKKQTYKNFELIIVSQGNHKFIDETLKNYKFDYKHITMNEKGISKARNRGIPHITGDIMTLADDDGWYDEKAFETVKKYIEEYDPDIACFKHYDPDKKEFPKKYPEKEILNFSKSNVLRQSSFDVYVNIKNVSDYKIGFDERFGVGGTYNSGEENIYLMDLYNLGYKKMCFFPEVIAYHPNKDCNYLDEKSFMAKGPLFRRLFGFVSGFPLFIAFGLKKSRQIDSFWRVYFKSINEFIKFK from the coding sequence ATGAAATTTAGTCTTTTACTACCAACTCTAGGAACGAGAGAAAATGAGATAAAAAACTTGCTTGATAGCTTAAAAAAACAAACATACAAAAACTTTGAATTGATAATTGTATCTCAAGGAAATCATAAGTTTATAGATGAAACCTTAAAGAACTATAAATTTGACTATAAGCATATAACTATGAATGAAAAGGGAATTTCAAAGGCAAGAAATAGGGGAATACCGCATATAACAGGGGATATAATGACATTAGCTGATGATGATGGTTGGTATGATGAAAAAGCATTTGAAACAGTCAAAAAGTATATTGAAGAGTATGATCCAGATATAGCTTGTTTTAAACATTATGATCCGGATAAAAAAGAGTTTCCTAAAAAGTACCCAGAAAAAGAAATATTAAATTTCTCAAAATCAAATGTATTAAGGCAATCATCTTTTGATGTTTATGTAAATATTAAAAATGTTTCCGATTATAAGATTGGATTTGATGAAAGATTTGGGGTAGGAGGAACTTATAATTCAGGAGAGGAGAATATTTACTTAATGGATCTATATAACTTAGGATATAAGAAAATGTGTTTTTTCCCAGAAGTAATAGCATATCATCCAAATAAAGACTGTAATTACCTAGATGAAAAATCTTTTATGGCAAAAGGGCCTTTATTTAGGAGATTATTTGGATTTGTATCTGGATTTCCACTTTTTATAGCTTTTGGATTAAAGAAAAGCAGACAAATAGATAGTTTTTGGCGTGTATATTTTAAATCTATAAATGAATTTATAAAGTTTAAATAA
- a CDS encoding N-acetylmuramoyl-L-alanine amidase — translation MRKRKKLIKKMLILNVICTMTLLSSVTIANASNSTEGELKSIIQNYNQKDVIVEDGISLHIGETKDLSQHPDWNLSNNSVVSIDKNGQLKAIGSGTVFISQKLGNKLHVIEIYVPDSSPRYYSFYKAEPKSRNYYKVFIDPGHGGDDSGAPGLGSKNEDDLNLEVAMKVKKKLEAKNIDVKMSRESDEFIKLGERANMANQYGADVFVSIHQNSADAESAHGIETYYHPNKGMYEPLAKDIQDNAINQTGARNRGVKSSNLAVLRESNMPSSLFESGFVSNLQEYQKLINPSYQDKLATGIVEGIETYLKNNIQLDGQDLPVINTGVVTTDGLNVRSGVGTSYPVIGTLSNGNKVDIVETIDGWHKIKYRGSYGYVSGKYIQIDSKTTFNDIDGHWAKNAIIDFATKGYINGYGDGTFKPDNSITRAEFVKILNKAFGYTNVGKENFSDVNPSDWYYNDICIGVNAGYINGYEDNTFKPDKQITREEASKIIATALNLNGDGKLNFKDSSEISNWAKPYVDALSDNNIINGYEDNTFRPHNNMTRAENVTILSRAKH, via the coding sequence ATGAGAAAAAGGAAAAAATTAATAAAAAAAATGCTTATATTAAATGTAATATGTACTATGACTCTTTTATCTAGTGTTACAATCGCTAATGCAAGTAACAGTACGGAAGGTGAGTTAAAATCTATTATACAAAATTATAATCAAAAAGATGTAATAGTAGAAGATGGAATATCCTTACACATCGGTGAAACAAAAGATTTATCACAACATCCCGATTGGAACCTATCAAATAACTCAGTAGTATCTATAGATAAAAATGGTCAATTAAAGGCTATAGGAAGTGGAACGGTATTTATAAGTCAAAAATTAGGTAATAAGTTACATGTAATTGAAATTTATGTTCCGGATAGCTCACCCAGATATTATAGTTTTTATAAAGCAGAGCCTAAAAGTAGAAATTATTATAAGGTGTTTATAGATCCAGGACACGGAGGAGATGACTCAGGAGCACCTGGGCTTGGTAGTAAAAATGAAGATGATTTAAATTTAGAAGTTGCAATGAAAGTAAAGAAAAAATTAGAAGCTAAAAATATAGATGTAAAAATGAGTAGAGAATCAGATGAGTTTATAAAGTTAGGTGAAAGGGCTAATATGGCAAATCAATACGGAGCTGATGTATTTGTATCTATACACCAAAACTCTGCTGATGCAGAAAGTGCACATGGAATTGAAACATATTACCATCCAAACAAAGGCATGTATGAGCCACTTGCAAAAGATATACAAGATAATGCTATTAATCAAACAGGAGCAAGAAATAGAGGAGTCAAAAGTTCTAATTTAGCTGTACTTAGAGAATCAAATATGCCATCGTCTCTATTTGAAAGTGGATTTGTATCGAATCTACAAGAGTACCAAAAATTGATAAATCCATCATATCAAGATAAGCTTGCAACAGGAATTGTAGAGGGAATTGAGACATATCTAAAAAATAATATACAGTTAGATGGACAAGATTTACCAGTAATTAACACAGGAGTAGTTACAACAGATGGGCTTAATGTAAGATCTGGTGTTGGAACATCTTATCCTGTGATAGGAACATTATCTAATGGAAATAAAGTCGACATAGTGGAAACTATAGATGGATGGCATAAAATAAAATATAGAGGATCGTATGGGTATGTATCAGGAAAATATATTCAAATAGATTCAAAAACAACTTTTAATGATATAGATGGTCATTGGGCTAAAAATGCAATTATTGATTTTGCAACTAAGGGGTACATAAATGGTTATGGAGACGGTACTTTTAAGCCAGATAATTCAATAACAAGAGCAGAATTTGTTAAAATTTTAAATAAGGCATTTGGATATACAAATGTAGGAAAAGAGAATTTTTCTGATGTTAATCCTTCAGATTGGTATTACAATGATATCTGCATAGGAGTTAATGCTGGATATATAAATGGATATGAAGATAATACTTTTAAACCAGATAAACAAATAACTAGAGAAGAAGCGTCAAAAATAATAGCAACAGCTCTAAATTTAAATGGGGATGGAAAGCTAAATTTTAAAGATAGTTCAGAAATTTCTAATTGGGCAAAGCCATATGTGGATGCGTTAAGTGATAATAACATAATAAATGGTTATGAAGATAATACATTTAGACCTCATAACAATATGACTAGAGCAGAAAATGTTACAATATTAAGCAGAGCTAAACATTAA
- a CDS encoding family 10 glycosylhydrolase: MKKTIITIITCALFLLGINTNVYAANNDVKAAWITTVYNADWPKVQNNVVKQKNEMINILDNLKDTGINTIMFQVRLKGDALYKSDINPWSDVLTGIQGKDPGYDPLEFVIQEAHKRGMKVHAWLNPYRVTTSGTDLNKLSNKSPAKQHPDWTLANEGRLYYNPEMQQVKQHIYDTVGEIVKNYNIDGIHFDDYFYPENYPLPAGEGRDGKVANNRRNHINEMILGVKRTIKNINPNVKFGVSPSGIWKNKDSDPMGSDTNGKESYYSDYADTLTWINNNYIDYIVPQIYWNIGHDKADYSKLINWWANKLDGKGVDLYIGHGIYKPEIANEIDTQINLNKQYPQINGSVFYSTSDIISNKQGCRDKIKQLFKQESNFTDIRGHWAENYINEFYNNGYINGYEDNTFKPENPITRAEFVKIFNRVFGLTSTSGKVFTDTINHWAKKEIDIAVTNGVANGMSDDIFAPDKLITREEAAKMLANYKGIADANHDKSKRFNDYNDISDWAKDSVEGAIEYGYINGMGDGTLAPKNPMKRAEVVVMLNRVK, translated from the coding sequence ATGAAAAAGACAATAATTACAATCATAACATGTGCTTTATTTTTATTGGGCATAAATACTAATGTTTATGCCGCAAATAATGATGTAAAAGCGGCTTGGATTACAACTGTATACAATGCTGACTGGCCTAAAGTACAAAATAATGTTGTTAAGCAAAAAAATGAAATGATAAATATACTAGATAACTTGAAGGATACAGGAATAAATACTATTATGTTCCAAGTTAGATTAAAAGGAGATGCTTTATATAAATCTGATATAAATCCATGGTCTGATGTTCTAACAGGAATTCAAGGAAAGGATCCTGGTTATGATCCATTAGAATTTGTTATACAAGAAGCTCATAAAAGAGGTATGAAAGTACATGCATGGTTAAATCCATATAGAGTTACAACATCAGGTACAGATTTAAATAAACTCAGTAATAAGAGTCCAGCAAAACAACATCCAGATTGGACTTTAGCAAATGAAGGTAGATTATACTACAATCCTGAAATGCAACAAGTTAAACAACATATATATGATACTGTAGGAGAGATTGTAAAAAATTATAATATAGATGGAATTCATTTTGATGATTATTTTTATCCAGAAAACTATCCACTTCCAGCAGGTGAGGGTAGGGATGGAAAGGTAGCAAACAATAGAAGAAATCATATAAATGAAATGATATTAGGTGTAAAAAGAACTATAAAGAATATTAATCCAAATGTTAAATTTGGAGTCAGTCCAAGTGGTATATGGAAAAATAAAGATAGTGATCCAATGGGATCAGATACAAATGGAAAAGAAAGTTATTACTCTGATTACGCAGATACCTTAACTTGGATAAATAATAATTACATAGATTATATAGTTCCACAGATATATTGGAATATAGGTCATGATAAAGCGGATTACTCTAAATTGATCAATTGGTGGGCAAATAAATTAGATGGTAAAGGTGTAGATTTATATATAGGACATGGTATATATAAACCTGAAATAGCAAATGAAATTGATACACAAATAAATTTAAATAAACAGTACCCACAAATTAATGGAAGTGTATTTTACTCTACTTCAGATATAATATCTAATAAACAAGGTTGTAGAGATAAAATAAAACAATTATTTAAACAAGAATCTAATTTTACCGATATAAGAGGACATTGGGCAGAAAATTATATAAATGAATTTTACAACAATGGATATATAAATGGATATGAAGATAATACTTTCAAGCCTGAAAATCCAATAACAAGAGCTGAATTTGTAAAAATATTTAATAGAGTGTTTGGACTAACAAGTACTAGTGGAAAAGTTTTTACTGATACTATAAATCATTGGGCAAAAAAAGAAATAGACATAGCTGTAACAAATGGAGTGGCAAATGGAATGTCAGATGACATATTTGCTCCAGATAAACTAATAACAAGAGAAGAAGCTGCTAAAATGCTGGCTAATTATAAAGGTATAGCTGACGCTAATCATGATAAATCTAAAAGATTTAATGACTATAATGACATATCAGATTGGGCAAAAGATTCAGTTGAAGGAGCAATTGAATATGGTTATATAAATGGAATGGGAGATGGAACTTTAGCACCTAAGAATCCTATGAAAAGAGCAGAAGTAGTTGTAATGCTAAACAGAGTTAAATAA
- a CDS encoding glycosyltransferase yields the protein MKNIKISIIVPVYNVKPYLNKCMDTLVNQTLNEIEIIVVNDGSTDGSIDIIKKYKEKYPNKIVVIDKENEGVGEARNSGIKIAKGEYLGFVDSDDYIETNMFEVLYKNAKDKNSDIAICQFKNVDENYNLLDTENIYLKPNIKTSEDLDQLIKINPAPWNKIYKKELFIKNDVYFTKYWFEDLEAITKVLLSSERISFVDQKLYCYLYRRSTSSSNIIKKDKIYDIFNIFDSIILYLKNKNKYNLYKEVIEFYFIKHITSYLIQIKSLDNEDYNNVSNKVKNYLNTNFKDWKNNKYLSQLWIDKNKTGKIVTKIQLTFYKIGMISQFKTLFNMLKK from the coding sequence TTGAAAAATATAAAAATTAGTATTATAGTACCTGTATATAACGTGAAACCGTACTTAAATAAATGTATGGATACATTAGTAAATCAAACACTAAATGAGATAGAAATAATTGTTGTGAATGATGGGAGTACAGATGGATCTATAGATATTATTAAAAAATATAAAGAAAAATATCCAAATAAAATAGTTGTCATAGACAAGGAAAATGAAGGTGTCGGAGAAGCTAGAAATAGCGGTATTAAAATAGCTAAAGGAGAATACTTAGGATTTGTAGATTCTGATGATTATATTGAAACAAATATGTTTGAAGTTTTATATAAAAATGCTAAAGATAAAAACTCTGATATAGCTATATGTCAATTTAAAAATGTAGATGAAAATTATAATCTATTAGACACCGAAAATATATACTTAAAGCCAAATATAAAAACTAGTGAAGATTTAGATCAATTAATAAAAATAAATCCTGCTCCTTGGAATAAAATTTATAAAAAAGAGTTGTTTATAAAAAATGATGTATATTTTACTAAGTATTGGTTTGAAGATTTAGAGGCAATAACTAAAGTATTATTGTCCAGCGAAAGAATATCATTTGTTGATCAAAAGTTATATTGTTATCTATATAGAAGATCAACATCATCAAGTAACATAATAAAAAAAGATAAAATATATGATATATTTAATATATTCGACTCAATAATTTTATATCTTAAAAATAAAAATAAATACAACTTATATAAAGAAGTTATAGAATTTTATTTTATAAAACATATAACTTCATACTTAATACAAATTAAATCTCTTGACAATGAGGATTATAATAACGTATCAAATAAAGTTAAAAATTATTTAAATACTAATTTTAAAGATTGGAAGAATAATAAATACCTTAGCCAATTGTGGATTGATAAAAATAAAACTGGTAAGATAGTCACAAAGATTCAGTTAACATTTTATAAAATAGGAATGATAAGTCAATTTAAAACTCTATTTAATATGTTAAAAAAATAA
- a CDS encoding sugar transferase, giving the protein MENKLKLKAENQINNYNKLKRSIDIILSTLGIIILSPVFLIISIIIKLESEGPIIFKQLRAGKDSKPFYIYKFRSMKADAPNLSTNEFEDVNLFITKIGKFIRRTSIDELPQLINILKGDMSIVGPRPVILDEKELILLRKEYNIDSILPGITGLAQINGRDIIGTEEKVKLDYEYLKNKSLNLDVKIVFITIFKVLRKSDIKKEI; this is encoded by the coding sequence GTGGAAAATAAACTCAAGTTAAAGGCAGAAAATCAAATTAATAACTATAATAAATTAAAAAGATCAATAGATATAATTCTATCTACATTAGGAATAATAATACTATCTCCTGTATTTTTAATAATAAGCATAATTATAAAATTAGAATCAGAAGGACCTATTATATTTAAACAGTTAAGAGCAGGAAAAGATAGTAAACCATTTTATATTTATAAGTTTAGAAGCATGAAAGCGGATGCTCCAAACTTAAGTACAAATGAATTTGAAGATGTAAATCTATTTATTACGAAGATAGGTAAATTTATAAGAAGGACGAGTATAGATGAATTACCACAATTAATTAATATACTCAAAGGAGATATGAGTATAGTTGGACCAAGGCCAGTTATATTAGATGAAAAAGAGTTAATTTTGCTAAGGAAAGAGTATAATATAGACAGTATACTTCCCGGAATTACAGGACTAGCTCAAATAAATGGTCGTGATATTATAGGTACTGAAGAGAAAGTTAAACTAGACTATGAGTACTTAAAAAATAAATCTTTGAATTTAGATGTTAAAATAGTTTTTATAACTATATTTAAAGTTTTAAGAAAATCAGATATAAAAAAAGAAATATAA
- a CDS encoding DUF5693 family protein yields the protein MKKNLKVVFALVFIISLILGSKILINRVKEESKNNTYEIGISDSSISSMNDSELKNLYKQMNQEGVKSIIVKNESLYQVSKYRSLQILDLDTFLKKNERYKDTDVFKEKSKNNIVISLDKKEFLKNELDIIESYLSSYKVLNNKDKMIFYIDEKMMINNNGKKVENPILTNQFFINEKRVREIELNKFNAVLGIANVENERNQKLLLNQIKYMARVYGTDQVQLRGQSLLGYPNNTKHYFEELQNEKITVFLTEFQNSIGLTTYSELNKGNITRAHEVNVNELNLNKNELAARISRAIKERNIRFIAIGDFINYKNSGSVESSINDLMYSIKEAKEQIGNKYSIGIAKPVPIMQQHNISIIFICMAFGALLSLTILSLFEKNLKVSIALFSIVTLVSVFVVKSDIDILIKLYTFSIAIFGAFSSIVIPYKSKLKSFLLKYILSSFIAISAGVIIASIMYGTDYMLKLKSFSGVKFLYVLPPVLITIWVVLSINMGQIKNLKSLKSIKYEIIKKFKKLRLYHLVIGICILAAIYIYVSRSGNGGNASEFELKIRAFMEKILYVRPRTKEFLIGYPALFISYYLYNKNKKISQYILILGSIATMSTVNTFTHLHTPFLYSLLRTMYGVAFGAIIGVLYIFLLNVLIKFIYNKKRI from the coding sequence ATGAAAAAAAACTTAAAAGTTGTGTTTGCATTAGTATTTATAATTTCGCTTATTTTAGGAAGTAAAATTCTAATAAATAGAGTAAAAGAAGAAAGTAAAAACAATACGTATGAAATAGGGATAAGCGACAGTTCTATTTCAAGTATGAATGATAGTGAGTTAAAAAATCTTTATAAACAAATGAATCAAGAAGGTGTAAAAAGTATAATTGTTAAAAATGAGTCCTTATATCAGGTTTCAAAATATAGATCACTACAAATTTTAGATTTAGATACTTTTTTAAAGAAAAATGAAAGATACAAAGATACAGATGTATTTAAAGAAAAATCTAAAAATAATATAGTTATAAGCTTAGATAAAAAAGAATTTTTGAAAAATGAATTAGATATTATAGAATCTTACTTATCGAGTTATAAAGTTTTAAACAATAAGGATAAAATGATATTCTACATAGATGAAAAAATGATGATAAATAATAATGGAAAGAAAGTAGAAAATCCAATACTTACAAATCAATTTTTTATAAATGAAAAAAGAGTTAGAGAAATAGAATTAAACAAATTTAACGCAGTTTTAGGAATTGCAAATGTAGAAAATGAAAGAAATCAAAAACTATTACTAAATCAAATAAAATATATGGCTAGAGTATATGGAACTGATCAAGTTCAATTAAGGGGACAATCTTTACTTGGATATCCAAATAATACAAAACATTACTTTGAAGAATTACAAAATGAAAAAATAACAGTGTTCCTTACAGAGTTTCAAAACAGTATAGGGTTAACTACCTACTCTGAATTAAATAAAGGAAATATAACAAGGGCTCATGAAGTTAATGTAAATGAGTTGAATTTAAATAAAAATGAACTTGCAGCAAGAATATCAAGAGCAATAAAAGAAAGAAATATAAGATTTATAGCCATAGGTGATTTTATAAACTATAAAAATAGTGGATCTGTGGAAAGTAGCATAAATGATTTAATGTATTCTATAAAAGAAGCTAAGGAACAAATAGGAAATAAATACAGCATTGGTATAGCTAAGCCGGTACCTATTATGCAGCAACACAATATATCTATAATTTTTATTTGTATGGCATTTGGGGCTCTTTTATCTCTTACTATATTAAGTTTATTTGAAAAAAATTTAAAAGTATCTATTGCTTTATTTTCAATAGTTACATTAGTATCTGTATTTGTAGTAAAAAGTGATATCGATATTTTAATAAAACTATACACTTTTTCAATAGCTATATTTGGAGCATTTTCATCTATAGTTATTCCATATAAGTCAAAGTTAAAATCATTTTTACTTAAATATATCTTGAGTTCATTTATAGCAATATCAGCAGGAGTGATTATAGCTTCAATAATGTATGGAACAGACTATATGCTTAAATTGAAATCATTTTCTGGAGTAAAGTTTTTATATGTGTTGCCACCTGTGCTAATAACTATATGGGTTGTTTTAAGTATTAATATGGGACAAATAAAAAATTTAAAATCATTAAAATCTATAAAGTATGAAATTATAAAAAAATTTAAGAAGTTGAGATTATATCACTTAGTGATAGGAATATGTATATTAGCAGCAATATATATATATGTAAGTAGAAGCGGTAATGGAGGAAATGCTAGTGAATTTGAATTGAAAATTCGAGCATTTATGGAAAAGATATTATATGTAAGACCTAGGACAAAAGAATTTTTAATCGGTTATCCTGCTTTATTTATATCTTACTATTTATATAATAAAAATAAAAAAATTTCTCAATATATATTAATACTTGGATCTATTGCTACAATGTCTACTGTAAATACATTTACCCATTTACATACGCCATTTTTATATTCACTATTAAGAACTATGTATGGAGTTGCCTTTGGAGCAATTATAGGGGTATTATATATTTTCCTACTTAATGTACTCATTAAGTTTATATATAATAAAAAGAGAATCTAA
- a CDS encoding glycosyltransferase, whose amino-acid sequence MKRILFVIQTLGGGGAEKVLLNLLDNINYDKYKIDLLTISDEGVYKNKINPNVEKFHIFKGTDSIESKLSQNIYKLYRRIYMKMIEIKPNIINKKIKNRKYDIEISFLEGLGAIIVANRDCDKKISWIHTDLSKYESIISKEKLEESYSKMDKILFVSEEAKKGFLKVFPIFEAKNDILDVIYNPIDEEQIKLRAKEQINYNKKAITLIAIGRLIKSKRIDRLVKIHKRLLDEGIKHEFVILGEGQEKKQLDALINELEVADTFKLIGFTDNPYKWINMADIYTMSSEYEGLPLVIAEAMTLNKPIVSTGVTGPNEMLHFGEYGMLTENNIDSLYDGIKEMILNENLRNQYIDKLKCKKSEFDKHEIINKIEHMLDNL is encoded by the coding sequence ATGAAAAGAATATTATTTGTTATTCAGACACTTGGAGGCGGAGGAGCTGAAAAAGTTTTATTAAATTTACTAGATAATATAAATTATGATAAATATAAAATAGATTTATTAACTATTAGTGACGAAGGAGTATACAAAAATAAGATAAATCCTAATGTAGAAAAATTTCACATATTCAAAGGAACTGACAGTATTGAGAGTAAACTTTCTCAAAATATATATAAGTTATATCGAAGAATATATATGAAAATGATAGAAATAAAACCAAATATTATAAATAAAAAGATTAAAAATAGAAAATATGATATAGAAATATCTTTTTTAGAAGGATTAGGAGCTATTATTGTTGCCAATAGAGATTGTGATAAAAAAATATCTTGGATTCATACTGATTTAAGTAAATATGAAAGTATAATATCAAAAGAAAAACTTGAAGAGTCTTATAGTAAAATGGATAAGATATTATTTGTGTCAGAAGAAGCTAAAAAAGGATTTTTGAAAGTTTTTCCAATATTTGAAGCTAAAAATGATATATTAGATGTAATATATAACCCAATAGATGAAGAACAAATTAAATTAAGAGCTAAAGAACAAATAAATTATAATAAAAAAGCTATTACATTAATAGCTATCGGAAGATTAATAAAGTCTAAAAGAATAGATAGACTAGTTAAGATACATAAAAGGTTATTAGATGAGGGAATAAAACATGAGTTTGTAATTCTAGGAGAAGGTCAAGAAAAAAAACAACTAGATGCATTGATAAATGAACTGGAGGTAGCTGATACTTTTAAGCTTATTGGGTTTACCGATAATCCATATAAATGGATAAATATGGCCGACATATATACTATGAGCTCTGAGTATGAAGGGTTACCTTTAGTAATAGCTGAAGCTATGACTTTGAATAAACCTATAGTATCTACTGGGGTTACAGGTCCTAATGAAATGCTTCATTTTGGCGAATATGGAATGCTTACTGAAAACAACATTGATAGTTTATATGATGGAATAAAGGAAATGATTTTAAACGAAAATTTAAGAAATCAATATATAGATAAGCTTAAGTGCAAAAAAAGCGAATTTGATAAACATGAAATAATAAATAAAATAGAGCATATGCTAGATAATTTATAA
- a CDS encoding glycosyltransferase family 2 protein: protein MNNQMDSLISIVTPVYNAEKFLEETILSVLNQTYTNFELILVNDCSKDNSMRIINRLMKDDPRIKCIDLKVNGGAAKARNIGIKAANGKYLAFIDSDDLWKKEKLETQIKFMKENNIVFSYTGYDMINEEGQELGKTIKCKKIVSYNELLKYNIIGCLTVMIDISVIKNLSMECINHEDYATWLKILRQGYKAYGINESLALYRKRENSLSGNKVKSAKWTWNIIRNVEKTSLIKSIFYFNIYAFINLKKHFMK, encoded by the coding sequence ATGAACAACCAAATGGATAGTTTAATATCTATCGTAACGCCTGTATATAATGCTGAAAAATTTTTAGAAGAGACTATTTTAAGCGTTCTTAATCAAACTTATACAAACTTTGAACTTATATTAGTAAACGATTGTTCTAAAGATAATTCAATGCGAATAATTAATAGATTAATGAAAGACGACCCTAGGATAAAGTGCATAGATTTAAAAGTAAATGGTGGGGCAGCTAAAGCAAGGAACATAGGTATAAAGGCAGCTAATGGAAAGTACTTGGCTTTTATAGATAGTGATGATTTGTGGAAAAAAGAAAAATTAGAAACGCAAATTAAATTTATGAAAGAGAATAACATAGTTTTTTCATATACTGGATATGACATGATAAATGAAGAAGGTCAAGAACTTGGAAAAACAATAAAATGCAAGAAAATAGTTAGCTATAATGAATTACTTAAGTATAATATAATTGGATGCTTAACTGTAATGATAGATATTTCTGTTATAAAAAATTTATCTATGGAATGTATAAATCATGAAGATTATGCAACTTGGCTTAAAATATTAAGACAAGGTTATAAAGCATATGGAATTAATGAATCATTAGCATTATATAGAAAAAGAGAAAATTCATTATCAGGAAATAAGGTTAAATCGGCAAAGTGGACATGGAATATAATAAGAAATGTAGAAAAAACATCGTTAATAAAATCTATCTTTTATTTTAATATATATGCATTTATAAATTTAAAAAAACATTTTATGAAATAA
- a CDS encoding WecB/TagA/CpsF family glycosyltransferase, giving the protein MNSVKIFDIPFMTFKKKDLIEEILKRVNKNEKTYIVTANAEIAMYAKQNKDYENIIKKANYIVPDGIGVVKGAKILNQYIPERVPGIELMVDLLEKANDNGYSVYFYGAREEVLNMMIKNLQVKFPKLNIIGYNHGYDNDDNNKITNDIINLKPDYIFVAKGYPAQDLWIDKVINKVDKGCFIGVGGSFDVLGGFVKRAPKIWIKLNLEWLYRIAGDPKRWKRSIALPKFIIEVLKEKASIKRKDTK; this is encoded by the coding sequence ATGAATTCAGTAAAAATATTTGACATACCATTTATGACTTTTAAAAAAAAGGATTTAATTGAAGAAATTTTAAAAAGAGTTAATAAAAATGAAAAAACATATATAGTAACTGCTAATGCTGAAATAGCAATGTATGCAAAACAAAATAAGGATTATGAAAATATTATAAAAAAGGCTAATTATATAGTGCCGGATGGTATAGGTGTTGTAAAAGGAGCAAAGATATTAAATCAATATATTCCAGAGAGAGTACCTGGAATAGAATTGATGGTAGATTTATTAGAGAAAGCAAATGATAATGGATATAGTGTATATTTTTATGGAGCAAGAGAAGAAGTTTTAAATATGATGATTAAAAATTTGCAAGTCAAATTTCCAAAGTTAAATATCATTGGATATAATCATGGCTATGATAATGATGATAATAATAAGATAACAAATGATATAATAAATTTAAAACCAGATTATATATTTGTTGCAAAAGGATATCCTGCTCAAGATTTATGGATAGATAAGGTTATTAATAAAGTTGATAAAGGATGTTTTATTGGAGTTGGAGGAAGCTTTGATGTTTTAGGTGGATTTGTAAAGAGAGCTCCAAAAATATGGATAAAATTGAATTTAGAATGGTTATATAGAATAGCAGGCGATCCTAAAAGGTGGAAAAGATCTATTGCTCTTCCAAAATTTATAATAGAGGTTTTAAAAGAGAAAGCGAGTATAAAAAGAAAGGATACTAAATAA